Proteins from a genomic interval of Dama dama isolate Ldn47 chromosome 1, ASM3311817v1, whole genome shotgun sequence:
- the DENND2B gene encoding DENN domain-containing protein 2B isoform X1: MTMTANKNSSITHGAGGTKAPRGTLSRSQSVSPPPVLSPPRSPIYPLSDSETSACRYPSRSGSRLLLKDWHPREPSPQHPQAPSPDTSPPVCSLKATSFGYLDRSPAVCKREDQKENVRGAAQDVEGIAACPPLAQSTPSLGSAVGPRSVFLNRAGPRAHSLGIREKISAWEGRREASPRMSVCGEKREGSGGEWAASEGCPSVGCPSVVPSPCSSDKTFDFKGLRRMSRTFSECSYPETEEEGEAIPVRDSFYRLEKRPGRSEPSAFLRGHSSRKESSAVLSRIQKIEQALKEQPGRGLPQLPSSCYSVDRGRRKTGTLGPLEEPTGSASVSTGSRAGGAAGVGGEAGPPPEREGSGPAKPGTPGNSPTSQLLPPKSSPDPAVNPVPKPKRTFEYEADKNPKSKPSNGLPPSPTPAAPPPLPSTPAPPVTRRPKKDTRGHRKSQNRKSFEFEDASSLQSLYPSSPTENGTESQPKFGSKSTLEENAYEDIVGDLPKENPYEDVDLKSRRAGRKPQQLSENSLDSLHRMWSPQDRKYNNPPTQLSLKPGSQSLRSGNWSERKSHRLPRLPKRHSHDDMLLLAQLSLPSSPSSLNEDSLSTTSELLSSRRARRVPKLVQRINSIYNAKRGKKRLKKLSMSSIETSSLRDENSESESDSDDRFKAHTQRLVHIQSMLKRAPSYRTLELELLEWQERELFEYFVVVSLKKKPSRNTYLPEVSYQFPKLDRPTKQMREAEERLKAIPQFCFPDAKDWLPVSEYSSETFSFMLTGEDGSRRFGYCRRLLPSGKGPRLPEVYCVISRLGCFGLFSKVLDEVERRRGISAALVYPFMRSLMESPFPAPGKTIKVKTFLPGAGNEVLELRRPTDSRLEHVDFECLFTCLSVRQLIRIFASLLLERRVIFVADKLSTLSSCSHAVVALLYPFSWQHTFIPVLPASMIDIVCCPTPFLVGLLSSSLPKLKELPVEEALMVNLGSDRFIRQMDDEDTLLPRKLQAALEQALERKNELISQDSDSDSDDECNTLNGLVSEVFIRFFVETVGHYSLFLTQSEKGERAFQREAFRKSVASKSIRRFLEVFMESQMFAGFIQDRELRKCRAKGLFEQRVEQYLEELPDTEQSGMNKFLRGLGNKMKFLHKKN; this comes from the exons gtctcagtcagtctctccaccTCCGGTTCTCTCCCCACCAAGGAGCCCCATCTACCCACTCAGTGACAGTGAGACGTCAGCCTGCAGGTACCCAAGCCGCTCCGGCTCCCGGCTGCTCCTCAAGGACTGGCATCCCCGTGAGCCTTCACCCCAGCATCCTCAAGCCCCCTCCCCCGACACCTCACCACCCGTCTGTTCCCTCAAGGCCACCAGCTTCGGTTATCTGGACAGAAGCCCTGCCGTGTGCAAGAGAGAGGACCAGAAGGAGAACGTCCGGGGGGCAGCCCAAGATGTAGAGGGCATCGCTGCTTGCCCGCCCCTCGCCCAGAGCACTCCATCCCTGGGGTCAGCAGTCGGCCCCCGGAGTGTCTTTCTGAACCGCGCTGGCCCCCGTGCCCACAGCCTGGGCATCCGGGAGAAGATTTCAGCATGGGAGGGTCGCCGAGAGGCTTCGCCCAGGATGAGCGTGTGTGGAGAGAAGCGGGAGGGCTCTGGGGGCGAGTGGGCGGCCAGTGAGGGCTGCCCCAGCGTGGGCTGCCCCAGCGTGGTGCCGTCCCCCTGCAGCTCGGACAAGACCTTCGACTTCAAGGGCCTCCGGAGGATGAGCAGGACCTTCTCCGAGTGTTCCTACCCCGAGACCGAGGAGGAGGGCGAGGCGATCCCTGTGCGGGACTCTTTCTACCGGCTGGAGAAACGGCCAGGCCGGAGTGAGCCCAGTGCCTTCCTCAGGGGGCACAGCAGCAGGAAGGAGAGCTCAGCCGTGCTGAGTCGGATCCAGAAAATTGAACAGGCCCTGAAGGAGCAGCCGGGCCGgggcctcccccagctccccagcaGCTGCTACAGCGTAGACCGAGGGAGACGGAAGACTGGGACCTTGGGCCCCTTGGAGGAACCCACAGGGAGCGCGAGTGTGAGCACTGGCAGCCGGGCCGGAGGAGCGGCTGGAGTTGGGGGGGAGGCGGGCCCACCCCCGGAGAGGGAAGGCAGTGGCCCCGCTAAGCCAGGGACCCCTGGAAATAGCCCGACCTCCCAGCTGCTGCCGCCGAAGAGCTCCCCTGACCCCGCTGTGAACCCTGTCCCCAAACCCAAGCGCACCTTTGAATATGAGGCTGACAAGAACCCCAAGAGTAAGCCAAGCAATGGTCTACCTCCTTCACCCACACCTGCTGCTCCACcccccctgccctccaccccagccccacccgtcACCCGGAGACCCAAGAAGGACACACGAGGTCACCGCAAGTCCCAGAACAG AAAATCCTTTGAGTTTGAGGATGCATCCAGTCTCCAGTCCCTGTAcccttcttctcccactgagAACGGTACTGAGAGCCAACCCAAATTTGGATCCAAAAGCACTTTAGAAGAGAATGCCTATGAAGATATCGTGG GAGATCTGCCCAAGGAGAATCCGTATGAGGATGTGGACTTAAAGAGCCGAAGAGCCGGACGAAAACCCCAGCAGCTGTCCGAGAACTCCTTGGACTCTTTGCACAGGATGTGGAGTCCTCAGGACAGGAAGTACAACAACCCACCCACTCAG CTCTCCCTGAAACCCGGCAGTCAGTCCCTGCGCAGTGGGAACTGGTCGGAAAGGAAGAGCCACCGGCTGCCACGGTTACCCAAGAGGCACAGCCATGACGACATgctcctgctggctcagctgagCCTGCCGTCTTCGCCTTCCAGCCTCAACGAGGACAGCCTCAGCACCACCAGCGAGCTGCTGTCCAGCCGCCGGGCCCGTCGCGTTCCCAAG CTTGTCCAAAGAATTAACTCCATCTACAATGCCAAGAGGGGAAAGAAGAGGTTAAAAAAGCTGTCTATGTCCAGCATTGAGACATCATCACTGAGAG ATGAGAATAGTGAGAGTGAGAGCGACTCTGACGACAGGTTCAAAG CCCACACACAGCGCCTGGTCCACATCCAGTCCATGCTGAAGCGTGCGCCCAGCTACCGGACCCTGGAGCTGGAGCTGCTCGAGTGGCAGGAGCGGGAGCTCTTCGAGTACTTCGTGGTGGTGTCCCTCAAGAAGAAGCCCTCCCGGAACACCTACCTCCCCGAGGTCTCCTACCAGTTTCCCAAG CTGGACCGACCCACCAAGCAGATGcgggaggcagaggagaggctCAAGGCCATTCCCCAGTTTTGCTTCCCTGATGCCAAGGACTGGCTCCCTGTGTCAGAGTACAGCAG CGAGACGTTCTCTTTCATGTTGACTGGGGAAGATGGCAGCAGACGCTTTGGCTACTGCAGGCGCTTACTG CCGAGCGGGAAAGGGCCTCGGTTGCCAGAGGTGTACTGTGTCATCAGCCGCCTTGGCTGCTTCGGCTTGTTTTCCAAG GTGCTCGATGAGGTGGAGCGCCGGCGTGGGATCTCCGCTGCGCTGGTCTATCCGTTCATGAGAAGTCTCATGGAATCACCCTTCCCCGCCCCAGGGAAGACCATCAAAGTGAAGACCTTCCTGCCAGGGGCTGGCAATGAG GTGTTGGAGCTGCGGCGGCCCACGGACTCCCGGCTGGAGCATGTGGACTTCGAGTGCCTCTTTACCTGCCTCAGCGTGCGTCAGCTCATCCGCATCTTCGCCTCACTGCTGTTGGAGCGTCGGGTCATTTTTGTGGCAGATAAGCTCAG TACCCTGTCCAGCTGCTCCCATGCGGTGGTGGCCTTGCTCTACCCCTTCTCCTGGCAGCACACCTTCATTCCTGTCCTCCCGGCCTCCATGATTGACATCGTCTGCTGTCCCACCCCTTTCCTGGTTGGCCTGCTCTCCAGCTCCCTCCCCAAACTGAAGGAGCTGCCTGTGGAAGAG GCACTGATGGTGAATCTGGGGTCTGACCGATTCATCCGACAG atGGACGATGAGGACACATTGTTACCTAGGAAGTTACAGGCAGCTCTGGAGCAGGCTCTAGAGAGGAAGAACGAACTGATCTCCCAGGACTCAGACAGCGACTCCGATGATG aatgtaaTACCCTCAATGGGCTGGTGTCGGAGGTGTTTATCCGGTTCTTTGTGGAGACTGTTGGGCATTACtccctcttcctgacccagagcgaGAAGGGGGAGAGGGCCTTTCAGCGGGAGGCTTTCCGCAAGTCTGTGGCCTCCAAAAGCATCCGCCGTTTTCTTGAAGTTTTTATGGAGTCTCAGATGTTTGCTGGCTTCATCcaagacagggagctgagaaAGTGTCGGGCAAAGG GCCTCTTTGAGCAGCGAGTGGAGCAGTATTTAGAGGAACTCCCAGACACCGAACAGAGTGGAATGAACAAGTTTCTCCGTGGTTTGG GCAACAAAATGAAGTTCCTCCACAAGAAGAATTAA
- the DENND2B gene encoding DENN domain-containing protein 2B isoform X2: protein MTMTANKNSSITHGAGGTKAPRGTLSRSQSVSPPPVLSPPRSPIYPLSDSETSACRYPSRSGSRLLLKDWHPREPSPQHPQAPSPDTSPPVCSLKATSFGYLDRSPAVCKREDQKENVRGAAQDVEGIAACPPLAQSTPSLGSAVGPRSVFLNRAGPRAHSLGIREKISAWEGRREASPRMSVCGEKREGSGGEWAASEGCPSVGCPSVVPSPCSSDKTFDFKGLRRMSRTFSECSYPETEEEGEAIPVRDSFYRLEKRPGRSEPSAFLRGHSSRKESSAVLSRIQKIEQALKEQPGRGLPQLPSSCYSVDRGRRKTGTLGPLEEPTGSASVSTGSRAGGAAGVGGEAGPPPEREGSGPAKPGTPGNSPTSQLLPPKSSPDPAVNPVPKPKRTFEYEADKNPKSKPSNGLPPSPTPAAPPPLPSTPAPPVTRRPKKDTRGHRKSQNRKSFEFEDASSLQSLYPSSPTENGTESQPKFGSKSTLEENAYEDIVGDLPKENPYEDVDLKSRRAGRKPQQLSENSLDSLHRMWSPQDRKYNNPPTQLSLKPGSQSLRSGNWSERKSHRLPRLPKRHSHDDMLLLAQLSLPSSPSSLNEDSLSTTSELLSSRRARRVPKLDRPTKQMREAEERLKAIPQFCFPDAKDWLPVSEYSSETFSFMLTGEDGSRRFGYCRRLLPSGKGPRLPEVYCVISRLGCFGLFSKVLDEVERRRGISAALVYPFMRSLMESPFPAPGKTIKVKTFLPGAGNEVLELRRPTDSRLEHVDFECLFTCLSVRQLIRIFASLLLERRVIFVADKLSTLSSCSHAVVALLYPFSWQHTFIPVLPASMIDIVCCPTPFLVGLLSSSLPKLKELPVEEALMVNLGSDRFIRQMDDEDTLLPRKLQAALEQALERKNELISQDSDSDSDDECNTLNGLVSEVFIRFFVETVGHYSLFLTQSEKGERAFQREAFRKSVASKSIRRFLEVFMESQMFAGFIQDRELRKCRAKGLFEQRVEQYLEELPDTEQSGMNKFLRGLGNKMKFLHKKN from the exons gtctcagtcagtctctccaccTCCGGTTCTCTCCCCACCAAGGAGCCCCATCTACCCACTCAGTGACAGTGAGACGTCAGCCTGCAGGTACCCAAGCCGCTCCGGCTCCCGGCTGCTCCTCAAGGACTGGCATCCCCGTGAGCCTTCACCCCAGCATCCTCAAGCCCCCTCCCCCGACACCTCACCACCCGTCTGTTCCCTCAAGGCCACCAGCTTCGGTTATCTGGACAGAAGCCCTGCCGTGTGCAAGAGAGAGGACCAGAAGGAGAACGTCCGGGGGGCAGCCCAAGATGTAGAGGGCATCGCTGCTTGCCCGCCCCTCGCCCAGAGCACTCCATCCCTGGGGTCAGCAGTCGGCCCCCGGAGTGTCTTTCTGAACCGCGCTGGCCCCCGTGCCCACAGCCTGGGCATCCGGGAGAAGATTTCAGCATGGGAGGGTCGCCGAGAGGCTTCGCCCAGGATGAGCGTGTGTGGAGAGAAGCGGGAGGGCTCTGGGGGCGAGTGGGCGGCCAGTGAGGGCTGCCCCAGCGTGGGCTGCCCCAGCGTGGTGCCGTCCCCCTGCAGCTCGGACAAGACCTTCGACTTCAAGGGCCTCCGGAGGATGAGCAGGACCTTCTCCGAGTGTTCCTACCCCGAGACCGAGGAGGAGGGCGAGGCGATCCCTGTGCGGGACTCTTTCTACCGGCTGGAGAAACGGCCAGGCCGGAGTGAGCCCAGTGCCTTCCTCAGGGGGCACAGCAGCAGGAAGGAGAGCTCAGCCGTGCTGAGTCGGATCCAGAAAATTGAACAGGCCCTGAAGGAGCAGCCGGGCCGgggcctcccccagctccccagcaGCTGCTACAGCGTAGACCGAGGGAGACGGAAGACTGGGACCTTGGGCCCCTTGGAGGAACCCACAGGGAGCGCGAGTGTGAGCACTGGCAGCCGGGCCGGAGGAGCGGCTGGAGTTGGGGGGGAGGCGGGCCCACCCCCGGAGAGGGAAGGCAGTGGCCCCGCTAAGCCAGGGACCCCTGGAAATAGCCCGACCTCCCAGCTGCTGCCGCCGAAGAGCTCCCCTGACCCCGCTGTGAACCCTGTCCCCAAACCCAAGCGCACCTTTGAATATGAGGCTGACAAGAACCCCAAGAGTAAGCCAAGCAATGGTCTACCTCCTTCACCCACACCTGCTGCTCCACcccccctgccctccaccccagccccacccgtcACCCGGAGACCCAAGAAGGACACACGAGGTCACCGCAAGTCCCAGAACAG AAAATCCTTTGAGTTTGAGGATGCATCCAGTCTCCAGTCCCTGTAcccttcttctcccactgagAACGGTACTGAGAGCCAACCCAAATTTGGATCCAAAAGCACTTTAGAAGAGAATGCCTATGAAGATATCGTGG GAGATCTGCCCAAGGAGAATCCGTATGAGGATGTGGACTTAAAGAGCCGAAGAGCCGGACGAAAACCCCAGCAGCTGTCCGAGAACTCCTTGGACTCTTTGCACAGGATGTGGAGTCCTCAGGACAGGAAGTACAACAACCCACCCACTCAG CTCTCCCTGAAACCCGGCAGTCAGTCCCTGCGCAGTGGGAACTGGTCGGAAAGGAAGAGCCACCGGCTGCCACGGTTACCCAAGAGGCACAGCCATGACGACATgctcctgctggctcagctgagCCTGCCGTCTTCGCCTTCCAGCCTCAACGAGGACAGCCTCAGCACCACCAGCGAGCTGCTGTCCAGCCGCCGGGCCCGTCGCGTTCCCAAG CTGGACCGACCCACCAAGCAGATGcgggaggcagaggagaggctCAAGGCCATTCCCCAGTTTTGCTTCCCTGATGCCAAGGACTGGCTCCCTGTGTCAGAGTACAGCAG CGAGACGTTCTCTTTCATGTTGACTGGGGAAGATGGCAGCAGACGCTTTGGCTACTGCAGGCGCTTACTG CCGAGCGGGAAAGGGCCTCGGTTGCCAGAGGTGTACTGTGTCATCAGCCGCCTTGGCTGCTTCGGCTTGTTTTCCAAG GTGCTCGATGAGGTGGAGCGCCGGCGTGGGATCTCCGCTGCGCTGGTCTATCCGTTCATGAGAAGTCTCATGGAATCACCCTTCCCCGCCCCAGGGAAGACCATCAAAGTGAAGACCTTCCTGCCAGGGGCTGGCAATGAG GTGTTGGAGCTGCGGCGGCCCACGGACTCCCGGCTGGAGCATGTGGACTTCGAGTGCCTCTTTACCTGCCTCAGCGTGCGTCAGCTCATCCGCATCTTCGCCTCACTGCTGTTGGAGCGTCGGGTCATTTTTGTGGCAGATAAGCTCAG TACCCTGTCCAGCTGCTCCCATGCGGTGGTGGCCTTGCTCTACCCCTTCTCCTGGCAGCACACCTTCATTCCTGTCCTCCCGGCCTCCATGATTGACATCGTCTGCTGTCCCACCCCTTTCCTGGTTGGCCTGCTCTCCAGCTCCCTCCCCAAACTGAAGGAGCTGCCTGTGGAAGAG GCACTGATGGTGAATCTGGGGTCTGACCGATTCATCCGACAG atGGACGATGAGGACACATTGTTACCTAGGAAGTTACAGGCAGCTCTGGAGCAGGCTCTAGAGAGGAAGAACGAACTGATCTCCCAGGACTCAGACAGCGACTCCGATGATG aatgtaaTACCCTCAATGGGCTGGTGTCGGAGGTGTTTATCCGGTTCTTTGTGGAGACTGTTGGGCATTACtccctcttcctgacccagagcgaGAAGGGGGAGAGGGCCTTTCAGCGGGAGGCTTTCCGCAAGTCTGTGGCCTCCAAAAGCATCCGCCGTTTTCTTGAAGTTTTTATGGAGTCTCAGATGTTTGCTGGCTTCATCcaagacagggagctgagaaAGTGTCGGGCAAAGG GCCTCTTTGAGCAGCGAGTGGAGCAGTATTTAGAGGAACTCCCAGACACCGAACAGAGTGGAATGAACAAGTTTCTCCGTGGTTTGG GCAACAAAATGAAGTTCCTCCACAAGAAGAATTAA
- the DENND2B gene encoding DENN domain-containing protein 2B isoform X3 — protein MSVCGEKREGSGGEWAASEGCPSVGCPSVVPSPCSSDKTFDFKGLRRMSRTFSECSYPETEEEGEAIPVRDSFYRLEKRPGRSEPSAFLRGHSSRKESSAVLSRIQKIEQALKEQPGRGLPQLPSSCYSVDRGRRKTGTLGPLEEPTGSASVSTGSRAGGAAGVGGEAGPPPEREGSGPAKPGTPGNSPTSQLLPPKSSPDPAVNPVPKPKRTFEYEADKNPKSKPSNGLPPSPTPAAPPPLPSTPAPPVTRRPKKDTRGHRKSQNRKSFEFEDASSLQSLYPSSPTENGTESQPKFGSKSTLEENAYEDIVGDLPKENPYEDVDLKSRRAGRKPQQLSENSLDSLHRMWSPQDRKYNNPPTQLSLKPGSQSLRSGNWSERKSHRLPRLPKRHSHDDMLLLAQLSLPSSPSSLNEDSLSTTSELLSSRRARRVPKLVQRINSIYNAKRGKKRLKKLSMSSIETSSLRDENSESESDSDDRFKAHTQRLVHIQSMLKRAPSYRTLELELLEWQERELFEYFVVVSLKKKPSRNTYLPEVSYQFPKLDRPTKQMREAEERLKAIPQFCFPDAKDWLPVSEYSSETFSFMLTGEDGSRRFGYCRRLLPSGKGPRLPEVYCVISRLGCFGLFSKVLDEVERRRGISAALVYPFMRSLMESPFPAPGKTIKVKTFLPGAGNEVLELRRPTDSRLEHVDFECLFTCLSVRQLIRIFASLLLERRVIFVADKLSTLSSCSHAVVALLYPFSWQHTFIPVLPASMIDIVCCPTPFLVGLLSSSLPKLKELPVEEALMVNLGSDRFIRQMDDEDTLLPRKLQAALEQALERKNELISQDSDSDSDDECNTLNGLVSEVFIRFFVETVGHYSLFLTQSEKGERAFQREAFRKSVASKSIRRFLEVFMESQMFAGFIQDRELRKCRAKGLFEQRVEQYLEELPDTEQSGMNKFLRGLGNKMKFLHKKN, from the exons ATGAGCGTGTGTGGAGAGAAGCGGGAGGGCTCTGGGGGCGAGTGGGCGGCCAGTGAGGGCTGCCCCAGCGTGGGCTGCCCCAGCGTGGTGCCGTCCCCCTGCAGCTCGGACAAGACCTTCGACTTCAAGGGCCTCCGGAGGATGAGCAGGACCTTCTCCGAGTGTTCCTACCCCGAGACCGAGGAGGAGGGCGAGGCGATCCCTGTGCGGGACTCTTTCTACCGGCTGGAGAAACGGCCAGGCCGGAGTGAGCCCAGTGCCTTCCTCAGGGGGCACAGCAGCAGGAAGGAGAGCTCAGCCGTGCTGAGTCGGATCCAGAAAATTGAACAGGCCCTGAAGGAGCAGCCGGGCCGgggcctcccccagctccccagcaGCTGCTACAGCGTAGACCGAGGGAGACGGAAGACTGGGACCTTGGGCCCCTTGGAGGAACCCACAGGGAGCGCGAGTGTGAGCACTGGCAGCCGGGCCGGAGGAGCGGCTGGAGTTGGGGGGGAGGCGGGCCCACCCCCGGAGAGGGAAGGCAGTGGCCCCGCTAAGCCAGGGACCCCTGGAAATAGCCCGACCTCCCAGCTGCTGCCGCCGAAGAGCTCCCCTGACCCCGCTGTGAACCCTGTCCCCAAACCCAAGCGCACCTTTGAATATGAGGCTGACAAGAACCCCAAGAGTAAGCCAAGCAATGGTCTACCTCCTTCACCCACACCTGCTGCTCCACcccccctgccctccaccccagccccacccgtcACCCGGAGACCCAAGAAGGACACACGAGGTCACCGCAAGTCCCAGAACAG AAAATCCTTTGAGTTTGAGGATGCATCCAGTCTCCAGTCCCTGTAcccttcttctcccactgagAACGGTACTGAGAGCCAACCCAAATTTGGATCCAAAAGCACTTTAGAAGAGAATGCCTATGAAGATATCGTGG GAGATCTGCCCAAGGAGAATCCGTATGAGGATGTGGACTTAAAGAGCCGAAGAGCCGGACGAAAACCCCAGCAGCTGTCCGAGAACTCCTTGGACTCTTTGCACAGGATGTGGAGTCCTCAGGACAGGAAGTACAACAACCCACCCACTCAG CTCTCCCTGAAACCCGGCAGTCAGTCCCTGCGCAGTGGGAACTGGTCGGAAAGGAAGAGCCACCGGCTGCCACGGTTACCCAAGAGGCACAGCCATGACGACATgctcctgctggctcagctgagCCTGCCGTCTTCGCCTTCCAGCCTCAACGAGGACAGCCTCAGCACCACCAGCGAGCTGCTGTCCAGCCGCCGGGCCCGTCGCGTTCCCAAG CTTGTCCAAAGAATTAACTCCATCTACAATGCCAAGAGGGGAAAGAAGAGGTTAAAAAAGCTGTCTATGTCCAGCATTGAGACATCATCACTGAGAG ATGAGAATAGTGAGAGTGAGAGCGACTCTGACGACAGGTTCAAAG CCCACACACAGCGCCTGGTCCACATCCAGTCCATGCTGAAGCGTGCGCCCAGCTACCGGACCCTGGAGCTGGAGCTGCTCGAGTGGCAGGAGCGGGAGCTCTTCGAGTACTTCGTGGTGGTGTCCCTCAAGAAGAAGCCCTCCCGGAACACCTACCTCCCCGAGGTCTCCTACCAGTTTCCCAAG CTGGACCGACCCACCAAGCAGATGcgggaggcagaggagaggctCAAGGCCATTCCCCAGTTTTGCTTCCCTGATGCCAAGGACTGGCTCCCTGTGTCAGAGTACAGCAG CGAGACGTTCTCTTTCATGTTGACTGGGGAAGATGGCAGCAGACGCTTTGGCTACTGCAGGCGCTTACTG CCGAGCGGGAAAGGGCCTCGGTTGCCAGAGGTGTACTGTGTCATCAGCCGCCTTGGCTGCTTCGGCTTGTTTTCCAAG GTGCTCGATGAGGTGGAGCGCCGGCGTGGGATCTCCGCTGCGCTGGTCTATCCGTTCATGAGAAGTCTCATGGAATCACCCTTCCCCGCCCCAGGGAAGACCATCAAAGTGAAGACCTTCCTGCCAGGGGCTGGCAATGAG GTGTTGGAGCTGCGGCGGCCCACGGACTCCCGGCTGGAGCATGTGGACTTCGAGTGCCTCTTTACCTGCCTCAGCGTGCGTCAGCTCATCCGCATCTTCGCCTCACTGCTGTTGGAGCGTCGGGTCATTTTTGTGGCAGATAAGCTCAG TACCCTGTCCAGCTGCTCCCATGCGGTGGTGGCCTTGCTCTACCCCTTCTCCTGGCAGCACACCTTCATTCCTGTCCTCCCGGCCTCCATGATTGACATCGTCTGCTGTCCCACCCCTTTCCTGGTTGGCCTGCTCTCCAGCTCCCTCCCCAAACTGAAGGAGCTGCCTGTGGAAGAG GCACTGATGGTGAATCTGGGGTCTGACCGATTCATCCGACAG atGGACGATGAGGACACATTGTTACCTAGGAAGTTACAGGCAGCTCTGGAGCAGGCTCTAGAGAGGAAGAACGAACTGATCTCCCAGGACTCAGACAGCGACTCCGATGATG aatgtaaTACCCTCAATGGGCTGGTGTCGGAGGTGTTTATCCGGTTCTTTGTGGAGACTGTTGGGCATTACtccctcttcctgacccagagcgaGAAGGGGGAGAGGGCCTTTCAGCGGGAGGCTTTCCGCAAGTCTGTGGCCTCCAAAAGCATCCGCCGTTTTCTTGAAGTTTTTATGGAGTCTCAGATGTTTGCTGGCTTCATCcaagacagggagctgagaaAGTGTCGGGCAAAGG GCCTCTTTGAGCAGCGAGTGGAGCAGTATTTAGAGGAACTCCCAGACACCGAACAGAGTGGAATGAACAAGTTTCTCCGTGGTTTGG GCAACAAAATGAAGTTCCTCCACAAGAAGAATTAA